Sequence from the Chroogloeocystis siderophila 5.2 s.c.1 genome:
TTGAATTTGATATCTAACTTCCTTTCTGATTCTGAGAACGAAAACGTCCTTGAATAAAGTCGCGTTTTTTGAGGTGTTTTGTTTTGCGCCCACTCACGCGTTCGCGCCACATCTGAAAACTAGATTCTTTCATCTCGCGCCGCATTAAGGCAATGACCTGTTTTTCGGTTAGCCCAAATTGTAGGGCGATCGCTTCAAACGGTGTCCGGTCTTCCCATGCCATTTCAATAATACGGTCAATCGTTTCAGAATCTAGATTAGAGATATTCATAACAGTTCGTCAGTTTCCCAGTCTCAGCCGTATAACTTTTTAATGCCAAACTGTTTTAGTTTAACTTTTGTAACAAAGTGTCTAGGTAGCGAATACCGTCAAGCATAAATCGAGATGTCTCTATACACCCCCAGTGTTAGCCACTAGGATTGCATTCATCTTCACTACCTGTTTGCATGGCACCAAGAAGGGTTCTTACCGCAACACATCGTCTTGTTCCCTCAATAGGGGTTGTGGAATTGTTACGAGGTTGAGCAACTGTTACTATTAACCCTTTGTCCGGAGTGCCAAAACTAGCATCGCGTGGTAAATTGCCTCTAAAATCAAAGCTAATTGTTTGTGTTGTACTAGCTGCATAAGTCATAGCATTAGTGGCAACGCTGTCACCATTAAGATTAGTTCCTAACAAAATTTGTTGTGGGTTAATTCCTGAATCTTCACCTAATGATTGCCAATCTGTATGCCTGGGTGTTGTTCCTCTAGGATGGATGGCAATTTGAGGAATTTGATTGTTAGTTCTAAAACTGACACTGTAGCTAGTTTTTTGCTTTCTAGCTTCTTGCTGCGCGGTTTGTAAAGCACGGAGAATCGATGCGTTTACTGTATTTATCCGTTGACGATTTACAAAACCTAACCAAGAAGGTACAGCGATCGCCGACAAAATTCCGATGACTAAGGTAACAACAATAACTTCGATTAATGTAAAACCAGAATTTAATTGTTCATTTGACATATGTTAATTGTAAAAAAGGTAATTGGTAATGGGTCATATCTAGTTACCAATAAGTAGTAAGCTCTACGGACGATTAGTTACGGCTGATTAATCCGCTTCCTTGAACTTGAACGCTGACACTAGGGCAGTATACAGAAGCGCGATCGCACGTTGCTTCATTTCTAATTCGCGCGATCGCATTTCCTCTTAAATAAACTTGTGCTGTTGTATTTACTGAGTCTACGCAAGCATAAAATCCACTGGCAACAGCGGGAATTTGTTGCATATTAGCTGGACAATTTTGCTGTTTTGTGCTAGCAGTTGAATCAATAAAATTAACAAGCGTAGCGACGCTATTAGTATAGTTTTCGTTAGCTTTCTGCCAGCGATTCATTTTATCTTTTATAGTTAGTCCAGGAACTCTTAAATTAAAAAATTGAAAACCATCATTCGGTGGTTCAATATAATTATTGTTGCTTGGATTTTTAACTCCGTCATTAATTTGAAATCTAGCAATACGAGCAGTGTTAGATTTAGTAGAATTTGCTGTATTATCTTCAATTAAATAATATGCTACTAACGAGTAAACATAAGTGTCATTCAGTTTAGTA
This genomic interval carries:
- a CDS encoding TIGR03643 family protein, with translation MNISNLDSETIDRIIEMAWEDRTPFEAIALQFGLTEKQVIALMRREMKESSFQMWRERVSGRKTKHLKKRDFIQGRFRSQNQKGS
- a CDS encoding pilus assembly FimT family protein, whose protein sequence is MSNEQLNSGFTLIEVIVVTLVIGILSAIAVPSWLGFVNRQRINTVNASILRALQTAQQEARKQKTSYSVSFRTNNQIPQIAIHPRGTTPRHTDWQSLGEDSGINPQQILLGTNLNGDSVATNAMTYAASTTQTISFDFRGNLPRDASFGTPDKGLIVTVAQPRNNSTTPIEGTRRCVAVRTLLGAMQTGSEDECNPSG
- the hpsC gene encoding hormogonium polysaccharide secretion pseudopilin HpsC; translated protein: MMNSLQLLRYIHINRFDSQLKGGFTLIELLVGIFLAGLVITPLMNFMLNILTTQRQEEAKANTEQELQSTINYITQDLRQAIYIYDADGLNNISTQTQPGIKDQIPPLVPVTGCDASTNCTPVLVFWKREFKPEILSQCPNESINCLANTKLNDTYVYSLVAYYLIEDNTANSTKSNTARIARFQINDGVKNPSNNNYIEPPNDGFQFFNLRVPGLTIKDKMNRWQKANENYTNSVATLVNFIDSTASTKQQNCPANMQQIPAVASGFYACVDSVNTTAQVYLRGNAIARIRNEATCDRASVYCPSVSVQVQGSGLISRN